The following nucleotide sequence is from candidate division KSB1 bacterium.
GGGACTGCCAGTTTGATAACAGCCTTGCCGCTGTTCTTCCCAACGGCCGAAAAATTTATAACGAAGTTCAGGGAATTGTTTGCAATTCGAAAGATGAAATTTTAGTGGTCGACCAGGGCAATCGGCGAATTCAAATTTTTGATACAAACGGAACGTGTTTAAAGGAACGCACCATCAATCTTGCTGCAATTCTGGTCAAGCCGGACTCAGCCAACGGCACCACCTATACCAGTATTCAGGGAATTGCGGTGGATGAACTGGACAACATCTATTTGACAGATACAGGAACGCGGCGCGTTTATAAATTTCAAAAAAACGGCCGGCAGGATATAAGGTTCAAGTTTCAAGCGAAAGATGAAAACGGTTACATCCTTAATGATCCGGAATCTCTGGTTATCTTTGGCAAAAATCTTCTTGTTGCTGATGAAGGTCATCGAATCATCAAAGTCTATGAAAAAAACAGCGGAAGATTTACCGGCCAAACCATCGGCCATCCTGATCTTTTCGGGCGGGATGTTGAAGGGTTGGCAATTAATCAGGATAAACTTTTCGCACTCAATGAAGAGTTGGGGCAAGTCGTTATTTTCGATTTGACAAAAGAAAACAGACCTGTCATCGGTTTCTTTGGCGAAAAAGGTTTGACGCCGGGTAGGTTTCTGTCTCCGGATGGCCTCGCCGTGAGCCGGGACGGACGCTATCTCGCCATTGCAGATCAAGGTAATTTTAGAATCCAGATTTTTGAATTACAAAATATCTTAAATCTGCTAAAATAAAGAGTTCACATGTTGAAAAAAGTTTCTTGCAAAGAACTGGAATTCTTGTTTAAATCCAGCTTTTCCCTAATTCCTTAAACAGTTGGACTTATTTTCTTTTTTTAAGGATTCTTAATATTTATTAAAATTAATTCTTGACAATTTCAGTTTTGTTTTTTAGATTGATATCTCACTTCACAGTGTCATTCCAAAAAGCACGCCATGTAGATCAGCTAAAGAGATGTTAATGCCTGCAAATTTTAAATTTGTCGTTATAGCTTTTTCTCTTTTTCTGCAATTTAGCCTCTTAAAAGGTCAAACCCAACTCAGCCTGGATAAGACCTTTGTTGATGATGCCACAAAATTCACAACGGTCGGCAGCATTGGCTTGACTGTATCAAACTTTGGTACCTTTGGTGACGGATTTGCAGTTCAATCTCCTGTAGACCAACCATCCTGTGAGTATCCAAAAGGGTCAGGTATCGAACATCTCTTCGTAGGTGGTTTGTGGGTCGGCGGCAGGCGAGATAATGGTACCATTTTCGTAACAACGGGTGCCAGAGACATCCCCTCGCTTCGAGATGTAGCGGCTGGATTTGAATTTACTAATTCTGATGACCCCGGCGATGTGGTTCGAGAACGCTCGAGCATCCTCGACAATCCCTTTTTCGATCCTGAGGCCGTGAGCCACCAGGATTTCATCGCGGACTTTACGGATTCAAATACTGTGGTACCTGGCACCAGCATCCGGATTCCGCAACATGTCCCCATAAACCTTTCGGTGCATTTGGAGACCTATGCCTGGAATTTTCCATTTGCCGATGCATTTGTGCTTTTCAACTACACGATTAAGAACAGCGGCAGAGAGAGACTAAATGATGTCTACATTTCGTTGTGGTCTGATTTGGTCGTTCGCAATACTAATATTACACCACCGCGCGTGGGAGCCCC
It contains:
- a CDS encoding NHL repeat-containing protein, encoding MSFILAILNLVFFSPRNLPISNNLGVIQPYLILGGTQGSMIEQFNEPDAVAFTRDGRLLAGDTQNGRFKIYSISEHSLSIITIGEPGRGDCQFDNSLAAVLPNGRKIYNEVQGIVCNSKDEILVVDQGNRRIQIFDTNGTCLKERTINLAAILVKPDSANGTTYTSIQGIAVDELDNIYLTDTGTRRVYKFQKNGRQDIRFKFQAKDENGYILNDPESLVIFGKNLLVADEGHRIIKVYEKNSGRFTGQTIGHPDLFGRDVEGLAINQDKLFALNEELGQVVIFDLTKENRPVIGFFGEKGLTPGRFLSPDGLAVSRDGRYLAIADQGNFRIQIFELQNILNLLK